A window of Populus trichocarpa isolate Nisqually-1 chromosome 17, P.trichocarpa_v4.1, whole genome shotgun sequence genomic DNA:
TGATTCAATCCAATCCCTGAATTTTTGAAGGCCATCCTCCTCGGGGAATGCAGTCACAACCTCAATAGCATTGACAATGCCAATGCCACTACAACAAACACACATTCCATTAAAGTTCAtaaacttaacaataaaaaatagaatgtcTAATAAAGCATACAAATGGTTCTTAATACTTAAATCAAGAAGCTCAAAACAATGTGCTTGTAAAACAGTAAATTCAAAGACATAAAGGAAAACCTACATGCATAAGAAGAAAGCATGACTATTGAAACTAAGAAGCCAAACCAGTTTCTGTTAATTACCTAACTCCCTCGGTATAATCACTTCCAAGAAGCAGAGCCATGCGAATTAATCTCTCTCTTGATAGACCAAGCTCTTTCTCGATATCCTGCAAGCAAATTGCCAGAGTATGAAAGGCAGAatgttaagaataaaaagaaaatatataatttgtgcTAAAACAGCAGAGAGctgtaagaaaaagaaatgaagcaGTAAAAAGGAGCCCAAAAGTCAGAGTAATTTAAGAAGCATTctagctggaaaaaaaatcatgcaaaagAGAAGGGACCTTTATGGAGAAAACAATTGCAAAGATGCTGAAAGGCAAGTTTTCTCAATTATTTAATCACAGAACTGGATCCCAATATCATAGCAGTTGTGACAGAACGATAGAAGACAAAAAATTTTGAAGGATTCTACCAGACCTTCATGAAGTATGTCTCCACATATTTACGATCATCAAATATATTCTTATACACATTTCGAGCTCCAAACAAGAAGACATCAGAATCATCAGTCACAGCACCATCGAcataatttgcaagttccatatATGCACATTGAGCTTCTGCTTCCATTGGTGCTATAATATATGGTAAGCCAAACATCTGCAGCAGCTCCTACAGATTATAAAATGACAAACAACATGAGTTTGGTGCtgcaaattatttgataagCCAAAATCAGTATCATTTCTACAGAGAATAACATTAACCGAAACAACATAAGTTTCTCATTTCCTCATGTAAAACCAGAATTGTAGGATCACCCATTGCAATATATTGTTTGATGTAAGCAGAAGAAAACAGTTATCCTTAGTGGTCAGTGTATTTGAAGTTCCATAGTTGATATccaaacagaaaacaaaaccaaattttctgacaaaaaaaaaacataaaagagtgTAATCAATCAAGGACAAATCATTGCATGCTAGACTCCAATAAGGACATGAAGCAAGTTGGTCCTAACGACTTGTTAATTGTCACCATGTGATTTAGCTGTCATGTCAGATAGGAAGTTCCAGTGCATACCTGACATTCTGCAAACATCTCACTGGTGACTGATTCCGCATTACGCTCAAGCTTTCTCTGTTCATCTCCTAGATTACTATATTCTTGATCTAGTATTAGCATTTCCTTCTCCAAACTAGCCTCTGTAAAATTGACCTGTTCATTCTCATTATCCATGGATGCAGATTTGCTGATATAGCATTCCCTTTCACTAAGATGGTcttctgcttttttttctccatcAAGTTTCTCTGCAAAATCACTGCCATTCACTGAATCTTCTGGGAAAGAGTTCTCAACTGAAAGGCATGGTGGCTCAGCCTCAGAACTAATTTTCTCTCCACCAATGAACATGGATGGCTCTGCTTTCTTATCATTTCTATCATCAATTAGCTCAGTAAGAGGTAGATAAGTAGATGCTGCTATAGCGGTATGAAAGCCATCTCTTGAATACTTCTCATGGGAGGCAGATAACCCACCATTCTCAATTTCAGAAGCAGGTTCCAAATTCAAGTGGTTCTCCTTTGCTTCCAAAGGGCCAATTGATTCAATAGATGGCATGCCTTGGCACCCATTCTCCCTTTTATCCACATCTTGGCTTATCCAGGCAGGATTAGAATGCACATAACTTTCACGTGATTCATTTATTAGCATCACCACATCATCAGGATTATGAGCTTTAGATGACTTTAATTGGCTACCCACAGATGGAAAGGCTTGTGAGATATTAACTTCACCTGCATCACCTAGGttttcaaaacccaaaatttcaGAGATTGATTTGCTTTGTTGGGTAGCATCCTTCCTGAGCATAGCTGAACCATTATCTTCTTGATTGAGAAAGCCCACACCTTCATAAGCATGCCCTCTAGAGCTTTTAACATTTTTAGGGTCAGATTCTGAGTGGATGGATTTTTCACTCCCAAGATCATTAAGACTTCTCATTATGGCATCCTGCAAACCAGCCTCATCTTCTATAGAACCTCCAGAaacttgatttcttgatttagCTGGATATGAGGACTTATCATGAAGACTTCTCCTAATAGCATCCTGCAAAGCAGCTTCTTCTTCCAAAGTACCTTTGGAAACTAGTTTTCTTTTTGATTCAGCTAGATAGGAGGAGTTATCATGAATATCAGAATCTCCTTCCATCCATTCCACTTCACTATCATCGCTAACATTGCTAACCTTAGGAGACAGCTTAGTTCTTAATTCAACATCATTAGGAGAACTATTAGCTTTTCCTTTAACAATTCCTTCCTCCCAGTCACTATCAGAAGCAGAATCATCAGAATATCTTCTTGATGTACTATTGCCAGCAGAAGAGATTTTTACAGGCTTTTCAGCTACTAAAGAAGCAAACACTTCGTCATCACTGCTAAAATGCTTGCTCTCGTCACCAACTTCAAATGATATCTGCACAGAAGTCTCATTACTCAACAAGGACTGCTCGTTCATCTTGTTCAAGTTAGTGGAGTTGCCATCGATACCATGTGAACTTTCTCCATTATGATTTTCATTGGGAAAACATCTGGGGGTACCAATCTTATTTCTGTTATGCACAGACCGAGCACTTGGAGTCTTGATAGAAAGCgttttctccttttcaatttctttcattaaatcCAAGTTCCTTTGCAAATCACGGGTCATGTGCATCCCCATGGCTCTGACTCTACTGACTCGCATACGACCTCTTTCATCAAGATATGtctcaacatcatcatcaaaagcACTGCTAGATTCATCCTGGGAAAATCCTGTCACAGTATTGGACTTACAGATAGATGCAACACCAGCCACAAAATCTGAAGATGGTTGCTTTAATGGTTCCTTTTGTTGCTCAtgtccttctcttctcttcactCCATCAGTTGTAAGCAACCTAAACATCTTTGAAAAAGTAAGTAGATGACAGGCAATGCCCCATGAAATTGGAAGTGTTTAGAATAACAATTGGGATGTATGCATGAAAGTGAATCGGATTAAGGTTGACACCCCTTAGCATctaacaccccccccccccccccccccccaaaaccCACCCCTACCAATTAACATTTAACCTCTGATTCTTAAACCTGAACCAAACACAACCTAATAGTCATGCATAAGAATAACAGTGTGACAGTTGATAAAATGCCTTTTCAAAAGACAGGGCATTTGCCAAGCATATTTCATTAGTACAATGAAAATAAAGTACTCACTCTTTATCCCCAGAAAAGGatgatgagaaaataaattctCGGTTTGCATCAGAAGCTATCCTTGAAGCCTGAACACCACCAACATCATTCCCAGCAGCAGCTTTCTGCACTTGATCTATCTCACGACGGAAAGCAACAGTTTTAAGATAAGCCTGAATTTGAAGCTCAGAGAATTTTTCGGGCACCTAGATAAACATGAAATGAGCAAATAAGAAATATGCACACAATTTGACAGGATACATGCATCACTATGATATGATAAACGTCAACTCAAATGATAAATAGTTTGTGTCAAGCACCACCTTTCGTAAGTCCTAGTATAGTCACCAAGCACATGGTAAATATGAAATCAATCAACTTCAGAAATAGCAAAGTGATACAAAATCTAGAAAACATTCACATGAAAAATCTTTATCAAGAGCAGTGCATTCAAGAACTGACCTTCTTGACTTTTTGATACCTTTGTCTGTTTTCAGCAATCAATTTCTCTCTCATCTACAAAATAGGAGATGGACAACTAACATCACAACAAAAGCAATGTGGCGGAGAAAGCTGAAACATTTTATCTCGTAGGAAATCAAAACTAGCTGTACACCAACATTTACCTGGACCAGAAGATCAAGTTGCATTGATGGTGGCAGAGCTGCTAAAACAGCAGGATCAACCTTCCCATGTGGCTGCAAAATGGATCACGCTCAGCTGTAAggttaaaaaaaggacaaagtTGCATACAGACACTCTGTGgcacaagaacaaaaaatctcGGAAAGAATAGAGTTTACTTCTAGAAGATGAGTTCTGAGAGAGCAACCATTCATAGCATATACCACTAAATTTCCTATTTCAAACATGAACTAGAAAGAGATAAACCAATAAAGAAAGCATCAATGCATCCCTGGTTCATAGGGCACTTGAACTTTGTTCTGATATGGACTAGTTatcaaacttcaaagaaaaattgaaaagcataAAAGCTACAATCTGCATGAGCTCCC
This region includes:
- the LOC18107274 gene encoding DNA repair protein UVH3 isoform X2, with amino-acid sequence MKAMRDDKGEMVRNAHLLGFFRRICKLLYLRTKPVFVFDGATPALKRRTVIARRRLRENAQAKIRKTAEKLLLNQLKSMRLKELAKDLEKQNAANKKGKQTKILEENKRVLSESEKLDEMLAASIAAEEGGSLDNNASTSAAAAAALEDMDSDGDGDEEMILPPMHEVEDPAVLAALPPLMQLDLLMRERSFAEKGKSNQDKQLENQNDKHKNNAKGKEILSDHTEFEGSNMGRDHVAAESYNQEKLDEMLAASMVAEEEGSDEDEEMILPHGKVDPAVLAALPPSMQLDLLVQMREKLIAENRQRYQKVKKVPEKFSELQIQAYLKTVAFRREIDQVQKAAAGNDVGGVQASRIASDANREFIFSSSFSGDKELLTTDGVKRREGHEQQKEPLKQPSSDFVAGVASICKSNTVTGFSQDESSSAFDDDVETYLDERGRMRVSRVRAMGMHMTRDLQRNLDLMKEIEKEKTLSIKTPSARSVHNRNKIGTPRCFPNENHNGESSHGIDGNSTNLNKMNEQSLLSNETSVQISFEVGDESKHFSSDDEVFASLVAEKPVKISSAGNSTSRRYSDDSASDSDWEEGIVKGKANSSPNDVELRTKLSPKVSNVSDDSEVEWMEGDSDIHDNSSYLAESKRKLVSKGTLEEEAALQDAIRRSLHDKSSYPAKSRNQVSGGSIEDEAGLQDAIMRSLNDLGSEKSIHSESDPKNVKSSRGHAYEGVGFLNQEDNGSAMLRKDATQQSKSISEILGFENLGDAGEVNISQAFPSVGSQLKSSKAHNPDDVVMLINESRESYVHSNPAWISQDVDKRENGCQGMPSIESIGPLEAKENHLNLEPASEIENGGLSASHEKYSRDGFHTAIAASTYLPLTELIDDRNDKKAEPSMFIGGEKISSEAEPPCLSVENSFPEDSVNGSDFAEKLDGEKKAEDHLSERECYISKSASMDNENEQVNFTEASLEKEMLILDQEYSNLGDEQRKLERNAESVTSEMFAECQELLQMFGLPYIIAPMEAEAQCAYMELANYVDGAVTDDSDVFLFGARNVYKNIFDDRKYVETYFMKDIEKELGLSRERLIRMALLLGSDYTEGVSGIGIVNAIEVVTAFPEEDGLQKFRDWIESPDPAILGKFDVQTGLGVRKKESKVGGSEAKCTGNGMEGTNPSGLNIPQAHEEKQSADHSQVIKQVFMDKHRNVSKNWHIPSSFPSEAVISAYSCPQVDKSTEPFTWGKPDLHALHRLCWEKFGWHIQKSDELLLPVLKEYNKHETQLRLEAFYSFNERFAKIRSKRIKKAVKGITGNQYSDMMDDPVEEVSKSRTGNISGKSGENEPQTHSKRTARTAPGNKSSFLEKSKPKWSRKRTAEQPVFPEVENTEATVRPCSDRGFLRNGKGRGRGRGRGRGRGKANLCFEQSDSSSCDVDSGHDEHEVHVDESSGPHELRKSTRLRKPVNYTVDDLEIDDVEKSLDQGDKEGFDKEALHQGFSSSQEARGDGGIGIKDNEQLEVGDSSLQSFSRDYLEGGDGFCFDGEEVGVPGVDRNSYFSKVELSDDHLERGGGFCLDESDAGMDQGTNQNPPTTGDLLEDVEHGTELLNEVRDGGRTSACETELNADSVVAAAHAGGHLRSSVSGPEITKNETGATGGAGSLSAMPYLLKRKRRKM
- the LOC18107274 gene encoding DNA repair protein UVH3 isoform X1, translated to MGVQGLWDLLAPVGRRVSVETLAGKKLAIDASIWLVQFMKAMRDDKGEMVRNAHLLGFFRRICKLLYLRTKPVFVFDGATPALKRRTVIARRRLRENAQAKIRKTAEKLLLNQLKSMRLKELAKDLEKQNAANKKGKQTKILEENKRVLSESEKLDEMLAASIAAEEGGSLDNNASTSAAAAAALEDMDSDGDGDEEMILPPMHEVEDPAVLAALPPLMQLDLLMRERSFAEKGKSNQDKQLENQNDKHKNNAKGKEILSDHTEFEGSNMGRDHVAAESYNQEKLDEMLAASMVAEEEGSDEDEEMILPHGKVDPAVLAALPPSMQLDLLVQMREKLIAENRQRYQKVKKVPEKFSELQIQAYLKTVAFRREIDQVQKAAAGNDVGGVQASRIASDANREFIFSSSFSGDKELLTTDGVKRREGHEQQKEPLKQPSSDFVAGVASICKSNTVTGFSQDESSSAFDDDVETYLDERGRMRVSRVRAMGMHMTRDLQRNLDLMKEIEKEKTLSIKTPSARSVHNRNKIGTPRCFPNENHNGESSHGIDGNSTNLNKMNEQSLLSNETSVQISFEVGDESKHFSSDDEVFASLVAEKPVKISSAGNSTSRRYSDDSASDSDWEEGIVKGKANSSPNDVELRTKLSPKVSNVSDDSEVEWMEGDSDIHDNSSYLAESKRKLVSKGTLEEEAALQDAIRRSLHDKSSYPAKSRNQVSGGSIEDEAGLQDAIMRSLNDLGSEKSIHSESDPKNVKSSRGHAYEGVGFLNQEDNGSAMLRKDATQQSKSISEILGFENLGDAGEVNISQAFPSVGSQLKSSKAHNPDDVVMLINESRESYVHSNPAWISQDVDKRENGCQGMPSIESIGPLEAKENHLNLEPASEIENGGLSASHEKYSRDGFHTAIAASTYLPLTELIDDRNDKKAEPSMFIGGEKISSEAEPPCLSVENSFPEDSVNGSDFAEKLDGEKKAEDHLSERECYISKSASMDNENEQVNFTEASLEKEMLILDQEYSNLGDEQRKLERNAESVTSEMFAECQELLQMFGLPYIIAPMEAEAQCAYMELANYVDGAVTDDSDVFLFGARNVYKNIFDDRKYVETYFMKDIEKELGLSRERLIRMALLLGSDYTEGVSGIGIVNAIEVVTAFPEEDGLQKFRDWIESPDPAILGKFDVQTGLGVRKKESKVGGSEAKCTGNGMEGTNPSGLNIPQAHEEKQSADHSQVIKQVFMDKHRNVSKNWHIPSSFPSEAVISAYSCPQVDKSTEPFTWGKPDLHALHRLCWEKFGWHIQKSDELLLPVLKEYNKHETQLRLEAFYSFNERFAKIRSKRIKKAVKGITGNQYSDMMDDPVEEVSKSRTGNISGKSGENEPQTHSKRTARTAPGNKSSFLEKSKPKWSRKRTAEQPVFPEVENTEATVRPCSDRGFLRNGKGRGRGRGRGRGRGKANLCFEQSDSSSCDVDSGHDEHEVHVDESSGPHELRKSTRLRKPVNYTVDDLEIDDVEKSLDQGDKEGFDKEALHQGFSSSQEARGDGGIGIKDNEQLEVGDSSLQSFSRDYLEGGDGFCFDGEEVGVPGVDRNSYFSKVELSDDHLERGGGFCLDESDAGMDQGTNQNPPTTGDLLEDVEHGTELLNEVRDGGRTSACETELNADSVVAAAHAGGHLRSSVSGPEITKNETGATGGAGSLSAMPYLLKRKRRKM
- the LOC18107274 gene encoding DNA repair protein UVH3 isoform X3 encodes the protein MHEVEDPAVLAALPPLMQLDLLMRERSFAEKGKSNQDKQNDKHKNNAKGKEILSDHTEFEGSNMGRDHVAAESYNQEKLDEMLAASMVAEEEGSDEDEEMILPHGKVDPAVLAALPPSMQLDLLVQMREKLIAENRQRYQKVKKVPEKFSELQIQAYLKTVAFRREIDQVQKAAAGNDVGGVQASRIASDANREFIFSSSFSGDKELLTTDGVKRREGHEQQKEPLKQPSSDFVAGVASICKSNTVTGFSQDESSSAFDDDVETYLDERGRMRVSRVRAMGMHMTRDLQRNLDLMKEIEKEKTLSIKTPSARSVHNRNKIGTPRCFPNENHNGESSHGIDGNSTNLNKMNEQSLLSNETSVQISFEVGDESKHFSSDDEVFASLVAEKPVKISSAGNSTSRRYSDDSASDSDWEEGIVKGKANSSPNDVELRTKLSPKVSNVSDDSEVEWMEGDSDIHDNSSYLAESKRKLVSKGTLEEEAALQDAIRRSLHDKSSYPAKSRNQVSGGSIEDEAGLQDAIMRSLNDLGSEKSIHSESDPKNVKSSRGHAYEGVGFLNQEDNGSAMLRKDATQQSKSISEILGFENLGDAGEVNISQAFPSVGSQLKSSKAHNPDDVVMLINESRESYVHSNPAWISQDVDKRENGCQGMPSIESIGPLEAKENHLNLEPASEIENGGLSASHEKYSRDGFHTAIAASTYLPLTELIDDRNDKKAEPSMFIGGEKISSEAEPPCLSVENSFPEDSVNGSDFAEKLDGEKKAEDHLSERECYISKSASMDNENEQVNFTEASLEKEMLILDQEYSNLGDEQRKLERNAESVTSEMFAECQELLQMFGLPYIIAPMEAEAQCAYMELANYVDGAVTDDSDVFLFGARNVYKNIFDDRKYVETYFMKDIEKELGLSRERLIRMALLLGSDYTEGVSGIGIVNAIEVVTAFPEEDGLQKFRDWIESPDPAILGKFDVQTGLGVRKKESKVGGSEAKCTGNGMEGTNPSGLNIPQAHEEKQSADHSQVIKQVFMDKHRNVSKNWHIPSSFPSEAVISAYSCPQVDKSTEPFTWGKPDLHALHRLCWEKFGWHIQKSDELLLPVLKEYNKHETQLRLEAFYSFNERFAKIRSKRIKKAVKGITGNQYSDMMDDPVEEVSKSRTGNISGKSGENEPQTHSKRTARTAPGNKSSFLEKSKPKWSRKRTAEQPVFPEVENTEATVRPCSDRGFLRNGKGRGRGRGRGRGRGKANLCFEQSDSSSCDVDSGHDEHEVHVDESSGPHELRKSTRLRKPVNYTVDDLEIDDVEKSLDQGDKEGFDKEALHQGFSSSQEARGDGGIGIKDNEQLEVGDSSLQSFSRDYLEGGDGFCFDGEEVGVPGVDRNSYFSKVELSDDHLERGGGFCLDESDAGMDQGTNQNPPTTGDLLEDVEHGTELLNEVRDGGRTSACETELNADSVVAAAHAGGHLRSSVSGPEITKNETGATGGAGSLSAMPYLLKRKRRKM
- the LOC18107274 gene encoding DNA repair protein UVH3 isoform X4, giving the protein MRERSFAEKGKSNQDKQLENQNDKHKNNAKGKEILSDHTEFEGSNMGRDHVAAESYNQEKLDEMLAASMVAEEEGSDEDEEMILPHGKVDPAVLAALPPSMQLDLLVQMREKLIAENRQRYQKVKKVPEKFSELQIQAYLKTVAFRREIDQVQKAAAGNDVGGVQASRIASDANREFIFSSSFSGDKELLTTDGVKRREGHEQQKEPLKQPSSDFVAGVASICKSNTVTGFSQDESSSAFDDDVETYLDERGRMRVSRVRAMGMHMTRDLQRNLDLMKEIEKEKTLSIKTPSARSVHNRNKIGTPRCFPNENHNGESSHGIDGNSTNLNKMNEQSLLSNETSVQISFEVGDESKHFSSDDEVFASLVAEKPVKISSAGNSTSRRYSDDSASDSDWEEGIVKGKANSSPNDVELRTKLSPKVSNVSDDSEVEWMEGDSDIHDNSSYLAESKRKLVSKGTLEEEAALQDAIRRSLHDKSSYPAKSRNQVSGGSIEDEAGLQDAIMRSLNDLGSEKSIHSESDPKNVKSSRGHAYEGVGFLNQEDNGSAMLRKDATQQSKSISEILGFENLGDAGEVNISQAFPSVGSQLKSSKAHNPDDVVMLINESRESYVHSNPAWISQDVDKRENGCQGMPSIESIGPLEAKENHLNLEPASEIENGGLSASHEKYSRDGFHTAIAASTYLPLTELIDDRNDKKAEPSMFIGGEKISSEAEPPCLSVENSFPEDSVNGSDFAEKLDGEKKAEDHLSERECYISKSASMDNENEQVNFTEASLEKEMLILDQEYSNLGDEQRKLERNAESVTSEMFAECQELLQMFGLPYIIAPMEAEAQCAYMELANYVDGAVTDDSDVFLFGARNVYKNIFDDRKYVETYFMKDIEKELGLSRERLIRMALLLGSDYTEGVSGIGIVNAIEVVTAFPEEDGLQKFRDWIESPDPAILGKFDVQTGLGVRKKESKVGGSEAKCTGNGMEGTNPSGLNIPQAHEEKQSADHSQVIKQVFMDKHRNVSKNWHIPSSFPSEAVISAYSCPQVDKSTEPFTWGKPDLHALHRLCWEKFGWHIQKSDELLLPVLKEYNKHETQLRLEAFYSFNERFAKIRSKRIKKAVKGITGNQYSDMMDDPVEEVSKSRTGNISGKSGENEPQTHSKRTARTAPGNKSSFLEKSKPKWSRKRTAEQPVFPEVENTEATVRPCSDRGFLRNGKGRGRGRGRGRGRGKANLCFEQSDSSSCDVDSGHDEHEVHVDESSGPHELRKSTRLRKPVNYTVDDLEIDDVEKSLDQGDKEGFDKEALHQGFSSSQEARGDGGIGIKDNEQLEVGDSSLQSFSRDYLEGGDGFCFDGEEVGVPGVDRNSYFSKVELSDDHLERGGGFCLDESDAGMDQGTNQNPPTTGDLLEDVEHGTELLNEVRDGGRTSACETELNADSVVAAAHAGGHLRSSVSGPEITKNETGATGGAGSLSAMPYLLKRKRRKM
- the LOC18107274 gene encoding DNA repair protein UVH3 isoform X5 produces the protein MVAEEEGSDEDEEMILPHGKVDPAVLAALPPSMQLDLLVQMREKLIAENRQRYQKVKKVPEKFSELQIQAYLKTVAFRREIDQVQKAAAGNDVGGVQASRIASDANREFIFSSSFSGDKELLTTDGVKRREGHEQQKEPLKQPSSDFVAGVASICKSNTVTGFSQDESSSAFDDDVETYLDERGRMRVSRVRAMGMHMTRDLQRNLDLMKEIEKEKTLSIKTPSARSVHNRNKIGTPRCFPNENHNGESSHGIDGNSTNLNKMNEQSLLSNETSVQISFEVGDESKHFSSDDEVFASLVAEKPVKISSAGNSTSRRYSDDSASDSDWEEGIVKGKANSSPNDVELRTKLSPKVSNVSDDSEVEWMEGDSDIHDNSSYLAESKRKLVSKGTLEEEAALQDAIRRSLHDKSSYPAKSRNQVSGGSIEDEAGLQDAIMRSLNDLGSEKSIHSESDPKNVKSSRGHAYEGVGFLNQEDNGSAMLRKDATQQSKSISEILGFENLGDAGEVNISQAFPSVGSQLKSSKAHNPDDVVMLINESRESYVHSNPAWISQDVDKRENGCQGMPSIESIGPLEAKENHLNLEPASEIENGGLSASHEKYSRDGFHTAIAASTYLPLTELIDDRNDKKAEPSMFIGGEKISSEAEPPCLSVENSFPEDSVNGSDFAEKLDGEKKAEDHLSERECYISKSASMDNENEQVNFTEASLEKEMLILDQEYSNLGDEQRKLERNAESVTSEMFAECQELLQMFGLPYIIAPMEAEAQCAYMELANYVDGAVTDDSDVFLFGARNVYKNIFDDRKYVETYFMKDIEKELGLSRERLIRMALLLGSDYTEGVSGIGIVNAIEVVTAFPEEDGLQKFRDWIESPDPAILGKFDVQTGLGVRKKESKVGGSEAKCTGNGMEGTNPSGLNIPQAHEEKQSADHSQVIKQVFMDKHRNVSKNWHIPSSFPSEAVISAYSCPQVDKSTEPFTWGKPDLHALHRLCWEKFGWHIQKSDELLLPVLKEYNKHETQLRLEAFYSFNERFAKIRSKRIKKAVKGITGNQYSDMMDDPVEEVSKSRTGNISGKSGENEPQTHSKRTARTAPGNKSSFLEKSKPKWSRKRTAEQPVFPEVENTEATVRPCSDRGFLRNGKGRGRGRGRGRGRGKANLCFEQSDSSSCDVDSGHDEHEVHVDESSGPHELRKSTRLRKPVNYTVDDLEIDDVEKSLDQGDKEGFDKEALHQGFSSSQEARGDGGIGIKDNEQLEVGDSSLQSFSRDYLEGGDGFCFDGEEVGVPGVDRNSYFSKVELSDDHLERGGGFCLDESDAGMDQGTNQNPPTTGDLLEDVEHGTELLNEVRDGGRTSACETELNADSVVAAAHAGGHLRSSVSGPEITKNETGATGGAGSLSAMPYLLKRKRRKM